In Armatimonadota bacterium, one genomic interval encodes:
- a CDS encoding tryptophanase: protein MPVPPAEPYRIKVVEPLRRTTREERQRLLAEVGYNLFLLRAEDVTIDLLTDSGTGAMSDRQWGALMTGDESYAGSRSFYHLRDAVADVLGFPYTLPAHQGRGAEHLLFAVLVRPGQHVIGNMHFDTTRGHIEHRGGIADDLPLEEAYDPTLLAPFKGDLDVSRAEALMADVGREAVALILVTVTCNGAGGQPVSLANLRATRMLADRYQVPLFLDAARIAENAYFIQQRETGYAHRSVSAIVREMCDLADGCTFSGKKDALVNIGGFLAVRDAELYQRAAALAVLFEGFPTYGGLAGRDMEAMAVGLREMVDEEYLAWRVGQVETLGHWMAEAGVPILQPVGGHAVFIDALRCVPHIPRAQYPAQALACALYEDGGVRGVEIGAVMAGRDPATGQERFPRLELVRLAVPRRVYTQSHMRLVAETAGQTWRRRQEIHGLRFIYEPPLLRHFTARFAPADIPTHSEG from the coding sequence GTGCCCGTCCCCCCCGCCGAGCCCTACCGCATCAAGGTGGTCGAACCTCTCCGCCGCACCACGCGGGAAGAACGGCAGCGCCTGCTGGCCGAGGTCGGCTACAACCTCTTCCTCCTGCGGGCAGAGGACGTCACCATCGACCTGCTCACCGACAGCGGCACCGGCGCCATGAGCGACCGACAGTGGGGTGCGCTGATGACCGGGGACGAGTCCTACGCCGGAAGCCGGTCCTTCTACCACCTGCGGGATGCGGTGGCGGATGTCCTGGGCTTTCCCTATACCCTGCCGGCGCACCAGGGGCGTGGGGCGGAGCATCTCCTCTTCGCCGTGCTGGTGCGCCCCGGGCAGCACGTGATCGGCAACATGCACTTCGACACCACCCGCGGGCACATCGAGCACCGGGGCGGGATCGCTGACGACCTGCCGCTGGAAGAAGCCTATGATCCCACGCTGCTGGCGCCCTTCAAGGGCGACCTGGACGTGTCCCGGGCGGAGGCCCTCATGGCCGACGTGGGGCGGGAGGCGGTGGCGCTGATTCTGGTGACGGTGACCTGCAACGGGGCCGGCGGGCAGCCGGTCTCCCTGGCCAACCTGCGCGCCACCCGGATGCTGGCCGACCGCTACCAGGTGCCGCTCTTCCTGGACGCGGCGCGCATCGCGGAGAACGCCTACTTCATCCAGCAGCGGGAGACCGGGTACGCCCACCGTTCCGTCTCTGCCATCGTCCGGGAGATGTGCGATCTGGCCGACGGCTGCACCTTCAGCGGCAAGAAGGACGCCCTGGTGAACATCGGGGGGTTCCTGGCGGTGCGCGACGCCGAGCTCTACCAGCGGGCGGCCGCCCTGGCGGTGCTCTTCGAGGGGTTCCCCACCTACGGTGGGCTGGCCGGCCGGGACATGGAGGCCATGGCTGTGGGGCTTCGGGAGATGGTGGACGAGGAGTACCTGGCCTGGCGCGTGGGCCAGGTGGAGACGCTGGGCCACTGGATGGCGGAGGCGGGAGTGCCCATCCTCCAGCCCGTGGGCGGGCATGCGGTCTTCATCGACGCGCTGCGCTGCGTCCCCCACATTCCCCGGGCGCAGTATCCAGCGCAGGCGCTGGCCTGCGCGCTCTACGAGGATGGCGGGGTGCGCGGCGTGGAGATCGGCGCGGTCATGGCCGGCCGCGATCCGGCCACGGGCCAGGAGCGCTTCCCCCGGCTGGAGCTGGTTCGCCTGGCGGTGCCCCGGCGGGTGTACACGCAGTCGCACATGCGCCTGGTGGCGGAGACGGCGGGGCAGACCTGGCGGCGC
- a CDS encoding phage holin family protein — MITRFVLRWAFNGVAIYLSTRVIPGIRVADPVVGNTIIAALILGVVNAFIRPVVLLLTLPVNILSLGLFTLVVNALMLYLVRAVFPPFQLSGFWSAVIGALLIAVISTVLSHVLRP, encoded by the coding sequence GTGATCACCCGCTTCGTCCTCCGCTGGGCGTTCAACGGGGTGGCCATCTACCTGAGCACGCGGGTCATCCCGGGCATCCGCGTGGCCGACCCGGTGGTGGGCAACACCATCATCGCTGCCCTGATTCTGGGCGTGGTCAACGCCTTCATCCGCCCGGTGGTCTTGCTGCTGACGCTCCCGGTGAACATCCTCAGCCTGGGGCTGTTCACCCTGGTGGTGAATGCCCTGATGCTCTACCTGGTCCGGGCTGTCTTCCCGCCCTTCCAGCTCTCCGGATTCTGGTCTGCGGTCATAGGGGCGCTGCTCATTGCGGTCATCAGCACCGTCCTCAGTCACGTCCTCCGGCCGTAG
- the rapZ gene encoding RNase adapter RapZ — protein MDGVRFLIITGLSGAGKSYAMRVFEDLNFFVVDNLPPALLPKFADLCLHSDGKVQRVAVVIDIRGGEFFDDLFQALGQLQELGVDHQILFLDASDEVLVRRFKETRRKHPLAQGRTVLQGIRAERRRLEAVKERADKIIDTSALTVHDLREEIIATYVRGERAGALEVSIISFGYKYGLPMDADLVFDVRFLPNPHYLPALRPLPGASRPVRAYVLGQPETRTFLQHLFEMVDYLLPRFVQEGKSHLSIALGCTGGKHRSVVLADELGAHLRRRGYKVRVHHRDVRKE, from the coding sequence GTGGACGGTGTGCGCTTCCTCATCATCACCGGCCTCTCCGGCGCCGGCAAGTCCTACGCCATGCGCGTCTTTGAGGACCTGAACTTCTTCGTGGTGGACAACCTGCCCCCCGCGCTGCTGCCCAAGTTCGCCGACCTCTGCCTGCATTCCGATGGGAAGGTGCAGCGGGTGGCCGTGGTCATCGACATCCGCGGCGGCGAGTTCTTCGACGACCTCTTCCAAGCCCTGGGCCAGCTGCAGGAGCTGGGCGTCGACCACCAGATCCTCTTCCTGGACGCTTCCGACGAGGTGCTGGTGCGCCGCTTCAAGGAGACGCGGCGCAAGCACCCGCTGGCGCAGGGGCGCACGGTGCTCCAGGGCATCCGCGCGGAGCGACGTCGCCTGGAAGCGGTGAAGGAGCGGGCGGACAAGATCATCGACACCTCCGCGCTGACCGTGCACGACCTGCGCGAGGAGATCATCGCCACCTACGTGCGCGGGGAGCGGGCCGGGGCGCTGGAAGTCAGCATCATCTCCTTCGGCTACAAGTACGGCCTCCCCATGGACGCGGACCTGGTTTTCGACGTGCGCTTCCTGCCCAACCCGCACTATCTGCCGGCGCTGCGCCCGCTGCCTGGGGCCAGCCGGCCGGTGCGCGCCTACGTCCTGGGGCAGCCCGAGACCCGCACGTTTCTGCAGCACCTCTTCGAGATGGTGGACTACCTGCTGCCCCGGTTCGTGCAGGAGGGGAAGAGCCACCTTTCCATCGCTCTGGGCTGCACGGGCGGCAAGCACCGCTCCGTGGTGCTGGCCGATGAGCTCGGCGCTCACCTGCGCCGCCGCGGATACAAGGTGCGCGTGCACCACCGCGACGTGCGCAAGGAGTAG
- a CDS encoding PspC domain-containing protein has product MTKRLYRSRRERMLAGVCGGLGAYFHLDPTLIRLGWAVTTLFTGVFPGVFAYLLCWLIIPEEPEA; this is encoded by the coding sequence ATGACCAAACGGCTCTACCGGTCGCGCCGCGAGCGGATGCTGGCGGGAGTCTGTGGAGGGCTGGGGGCGTACTTCCACCTCGACCCCACCCTCATCCGCCTGGGCTGGGCGGTGACCACGCTGTTCACCGGCGTCTTCCCCGGCGTCTTCGCCTACCTCCTCTGCTGGCTGATCATCCCCGAGGAGCCGGAGGCGTGA
- a CDS encoding YvcK family protein, translating to MREQLRRWARWLRPGLGLKRWAMLLAAGVLLAGVGMALIAELGPLALLRWLLLHLVDRLLPLSGTSASLAAGLLLLAGGGLLVLVGLRGTLRSVDRVLFPTGHPTLVEVLRQQRPLVRGPKIVALGGGTGLSTLLRGLKRHSTNITAIVTVFDDGGSSGRLRRDLGVLPPGDLRDCLVALAEAEPLMTRLFQYRFPGGAFDGHAFGNLFIASLAGVTGDLEEAIKETSKVLNIRGRVLPATLQDVVLCAEYEDGSIVVGESQIPLARRRIRRVFLQPVEVPALPEVLAAIAEADLIVIGPGSLYTSVIPNLLVRGVAEAVRRAAAPRLYVCNVMTQPGETDGYTASDHVRALLAVAGPGLVTHVLVNTQAPRNAHLLRRYVEEGALPVQADLVRLRGLGIEVAGEALMSEEELLRHDPARLAAAVMRLVPAAPRARV from the coding sequence GTGCGGGAACAGCTCAGGCGGTGGGCCCGCTGGCTGCGGCCCGGGCTGGGGCTCAAGCGTTGGGCCATGCTGCTGGCTGCGGGTGTGCTCCTGGCGGGGGTGGGTATGGCCCTGATCGCTGAGCTGGGCCCGCTGGCCCTCCTGCGGTGGTTGCTGCTGCACCTGGTGGATCGCCTGCTTCCCCTCTCAGGCACCTCCGCCTCCCTGGCCGCGGGCCTCCTCCTGCTGGCAGGCGGCGGGCTGCTGGTCCTGGTGGGGCTGCGCGGCACCCTGCGGTCCGTCGACCGGGTCCTCTTCCCCACGGGCCATCCCACCCTGGTGGAGGTGCTGCGGCAGCAGCGGCCGCTGGTCCGCGGGCCGAAGATCGTGGCCCTGGGCGGGGGCACCGGGCTGTCCACGCTGCTGCGCGGCCTGAAGCGTCACTCCACCAACATCACCGCCATCGTCACCGTCTTCGACGACGGAGGCAGCTCCGGCCGGCTGCGCCGCGACCTGGGGGTGCTGCCGCCGGGTGACCTGCGCGACTGCCTGGTGGCCCTGGCGGAGGCGGAGCCGCTGATGACCCGGCTCTTCCAGTACCGTTTCCCCGGTGGGGCCTTCGACGGGCACGCCTTCGGCAACCTCTTCATCGCCAGCCTGGCCGGGGTGACCGGCGACCTGGAGGAGGCCATCAAAGAGACCAGCAAGGTGCTGAACATCCGGGGCCGCGTCCTCCCGGCCACGCTGCAGGACGTGGTCCTCTGCGCGGAGTACGAGGACGGGAGCATCGTGGTCGGGGAGTCGCAGATCCCCCTGGCCCGGCGGCGCATCCGCCGCGTCTTCCTCCAGCCTGTGGAGGTGCCCGCGCTCCCCGAGGTGCTGGCGGCCATCGCCGAGGCCGACCTGATCGTCATCGGCCCGGGTAGCCTCTACACCAGTGTCATCCCCAATCTCCTGGTGCGCGGGGTGGCGGAGGCGGTGCGCCGCGCCGCGGCCCCTCGCCTCTACGTATGCAACGTGATGACCCAGCCCGGCGAGACCGACGGGTACACAGCCAGCGACCATGTGCGCGCGTTGCTTGCCGTCGCCGGGCCCGGTCTGGTCACGCATGTGCTGGTGAACACCCAGGCGCCGCGCAACGCCCACCTGCTGCGCCGCTACGTCGAGGAGGGGGCCTTGCCGGTACAGGCCGACCTGGTCCGGCTGCGCGGCCTGGGGATCGAGGTGGCGGGGGAGGCACTGATGAGCGAGGAGGAGCTGCTGCGCCACGATCCAGCGCGCCTGGCGGCGGCAGTGATGCGCCTGGTGCCCGCTGCGCCGCGGGCGCGGGTGTAG